Proteins encoded together in one Mycobacterium noviomagense window:
- a CDS encoding enoyl-CoA hydratase/isomerase family protein encodes MTASDDRVLFDVDTDKRIATITLNNLKHRNSYDASMRDAIARYLDRVAEDDDITVVLLRGAGGVFSTGADMNNAYGWYGSDGGDKSTKSRSSQRRRLTVDRKSFGFYHNFMGFPKVTVGEINGYALGGGFELALMTDISVIARDTKIGMPATRFLGPALGSLHMFFHRLGPVLARRLLLTGDIIDAGTVEHLGIFTDTCDPGMVSARAWYWAEKAAKMPADGVVIAKEAFRLVEQTQAYQAEEVASYLFHAFGTNLQFAPGEFNFVKTRAQHGTKEAFRLRDEHFHVPEPEAP; translated from the coding sequence ATGACAGCATCGGACGATCGCGTGCTTTTCGACGTCGACACCGACAAACGAATCGCCACAATCACATTGAACAACCTGAAGCACCGCAACTCTTACGACGCTTCAATGCGTGACGCCATCGCGCGCTACCTGGATCGCGTGGCCGAAGACGACGACATCACCGTAGTGCTGCTGCGCGGAGCGGGCGGAGTTTTCAGCACCGGCGCCGACATGAACAACGCCTACGGCTGGTACGGCTCGGACGGCGGCGACAAGTCCACCAAAAGCCGGTCCAGCCAACGACGTCGGCTCACCGTAGATCGCAAGTCGTTCGGTTTCTACCACAACTTCATGGGTTTCCCGAAAGTCACCGTGGGCGAGATCAATGGTTATGCCTTAGGCGGCGGGTTCGAGCTGGCGCTGATGACCGACATTTCCGTAATCGCCCGCGACACCAAGATCGGCATGCCCGCAACGCGTTTCCTCGGTCCCGCGCTGGGCAGCTTGCACATGTTTTTCCACCGACTGGGACCGGTTCTGGCGCGGCGCCTGCTGTTGACCGGCGACATCATCGACGCCGGCACGGTCGAGCATCTGGGAATCTTCACCGACACATGTGATCCCGGCATGGTGTCGGCGCGCGCATGGTACTGGGCGGAGAAGGCGGCGAAAATGCCGGCCGACGGCGTCGTGATCGCCAAGGAGGCGTTCCGACTGGTCGAACAGACCCAGGCCTACCAGGCAGAGGAAGTGGCAAGCTACCTGTTCCACGCGTTCGGGACGAATCTGCAATTCGCGCCCGGAGAATTCAACTTTGTGAAGACACGAGCACAACACGGTACGAAGGAGGCGTTCCGCCTGCGCGACGAACACTTCCACGTGCCAGAACCCGAAGCGCCGTGA
- a CDS encoding FadR/GntR family transcriptional regulator gives MVGQRIRQPRVAEIVASRLRDEILSGRLKEGDILPSQETLFAEFGVSPPAVREAIHILETDGLISVRRGNVGGAVVHLPTAERTAQMISMVLQARAATPADVSEALMRLEPICAGMCAAREDRMTEVVPYLQAEIDGQLKQFDDVSQYVPNARRFHETLVSRCGNEPMILLIGSLELIWSAHESSVWNGEGDPAPMGRKTRQAALRDHQRLLDAICDGNTARAVKVAQDHLAAARHNTLAFGADKTIEAKLMSNAAVDFGLHHNGRPLSRKESDT, from the coding sequence GTGGTCGGTCAGCGCATTCGTCAGCCGCGGGTGGCCGAAATCGTGGCGTCGCGGCTGCGGGACGAAATCTTGTCCGGTCGGCTCAAGGAAGGTGACATCCTGCCGTCGCAGGAAACCCTGTTCGCAGAATTCGGCGTAAGTCCTCCCGCGGTGCGAGAGGCGATCCACATTCTCGAGACGGACGGGCTGATTTCGGTTCGTCGCGGAAACGTGGGCGGAGCGGTCGTCCACCTGCCAACCGCCGAACGCACCGCCCAAATGATCAGCATGGTGCTGCAGGCGCGCGCGGCGACGCCGGCCGACGTCAGCGAGGCCCTGATGCGCTTAGAGCCCATTTGCGCGGGGATGTGCGCCGCACGCGAAGACCGGATGACGGAAGTGGTGCCGTACCTGCAGGCTGAAATCGACGGTCAGTTAAAGCAATTCGACGATGTGTCACAGTACGTGCCCAATGCCCGGCGCTTCCACGAAACGCTGGTGTCGAGGTGCGGCAACGAACCAATGATCCTGCTGATCGGTTCGCTGGAGCTGATCTGGTCGGCCCATGAGTCGTCCGTGTGGAACGGTGAGGGTGATCCGGCACCGATGGGCCGCAAGACCAGGCAAGCCGCACTGCGTGATCATCAGCGACTGCTCGACGCTATCTGTGACGGCAACACCGCACGAGCAGTGAAGGTAGCGCAGGATCACCTTGCCGCGGCGCGTCACAATACGCTCGCGTTCGGCGCCGACAAGACCATCGAGGCCAAGCTGATGTCGAACGCAGCCGTGGACTTCGGCCTGCATCACAACGGGCGACCACTGAGCAGGAAGGAGTCCGATACATGA
- a CDS encoding hotdog family protein, whose amino-acid sequence MPEEIPATSTDGGPDSGAARFGEQPLAQTVAAARAIRRISSLLLSLEHPHPTVDVMLTKFAEWERELAAAAPPDNAPRIGPDDNGVRRVYLDHAADIGAFNPCFPEYLFDHLDAERARGRVTFPLVYEGPPGLVHGGFLGVFFDCVIQQHNCAAMLSGKTRSLQLTFRRPTPILTELQFDIARTEVDGGIESTARLLHDGELLSIGKSNTLAMSPDKLAGSRFGKRRPEKS is encoded by the coding sequence ATGCCCGAGGAGATACCCGCGACGAGCACTGACGGGGGACCGGATTCGGGAGCCGCGCGATTCGGCGAACAGCCGCTGGCCCAGACGGTCGCCGCTGCCCGCGCCATCCGGCGCATCAGCTCACTGCTGCTCTCGTTGGAACATCCCCACCCCACCGTCGACGTCATGCTCACCAAATTCGCCGAATGGGAACGCGAACTCGCCGCGGCGGCTCCACCGGACAACGCACCGCGTATCGGTCCCGATGACAATGGCGTGCGCCGGGTTTATCTGGATCACGCGGCCGACATCGGCGCCTTCAATCCGTGCTTTCCGGAATACCTTTTCGATCACCTCGACGCCGAGAGGGCACGCGGGCGGGTGACCTTTCCGCTGGTCTACGAGGGGCCGCCGGGGCTGGTCCACGGCGGGTTTCTGGGAGTCTTCTTCGACTGTGTCATCCAACAACACAACTGTGCCGCAATGCTGTCGGGCAAGACCCGTTCACTGCAGCTGACATTTCGCAGGCCGACCCCGATCCTCACTGAGTTGCAGTTCGACATCGCGCGCACCGAGGTCGACGGGGGGATCGAATCGACGGCGCGGCTACTGCACGACGGCGAACTGCTGTCCATCGGGAAGAGCAACACGTTGGCGATGTCCCCCGACAAGCTGGCCGGATCCCGATTCGGCAAGCGGCGACCCGAGAAGAGCTGA
- a CDS encoding enoyl-CoA hydratase/isomerase family protein, translating to MSQNLDSAATEGSVTARRDGEVLRLTLNRPDQRNALSHAMIESFIDALTDAVVDDSLRAVHIAGAGSDFCAGADWVAANSGTGERPRAGALVRRTPYLAHRLIELVHTIQLPVVCSVQGWAVGLGCNLALAADFTVASADATFWEPFVTRGFTPDSGASWLLPRLIGLTRAKEMLLLGEKVSSTEAAEWGLIHRAVDRRELDSASEHLLTRLAGGPTVAIGLAKQAIHYAAQATLTEAMTQELFSLELSCRTVDFKEGLAAFQERRTPKFRGR from the coding sequence GTGAGCCAAAACCTGGACTCCGCCGCGACTGAGGGTTCGGTGACAGCACGCCGGGACGGCGAAGTCCTACGGCTCACGCTCAACCGGCCCGACCAGCGTAATGCGTTGAGCCATGCCATGATCGAGTCGTTCATCGACGCGTTGACCGATGCTGTGGTAGACGACTCGCTTCGCGCCGTCCACATCGCCGGTGCGGGAAGCGATTTTTGCGCGGGTGCTGACTGGGTGGCCGCCAACAGCGGTACTGGGGAGCGTCCACGCGCCGGGGCGCTGGTGCGTCGAACTCCGTACCTGGCGCATCGCCTGATCGAATTGGTCCACACGATCCAGCTGCCGGTGGTGTGCAGCGTGCAGGGCTGGGCGGTCGGACTGGGGTGCAATCTGGCACTCGCCGCAGATTTCACCGTGGCCAGTGCCGACGCCACGTTCTGGGAACCGTTTGTAACGCGTGGTTTCACTCCCGACTCGGGCGCCAGCTGGCTGCTTCCGCGACTAATCGGCTTGACACGGGCCAAGGAAATGCTGCTGCTAGGAGAGAAAGTGAGCAGCACCGAAGCCGCGGAGTGGGGGTTGATCCACCGCGCCGTGGACCGCCGCGAACTCGACTCCGCCAGCGAGCACTTGCTGACCCGACTAGCCGGCGGTCCTACGGTGGCGATCGGCCTGGCCAAGCAGGCCATCCACTACGCCGCCCAGGCGACGTTGACGGAGGCCATGACACAGGAACTGTTCAGTTTGGAACTATCTTGCCGGACAGTTGATTTCAAGGAAGGACTGGCGGCATTCCAGGAAAGACGTACGCCGAAGTTTCGTGGCCGGTGA
- a CDS encoding enoyl-CoA hydratase/isomerase family protein — MSFDTIKYDVDGHTATITLNRSDALNALSPHMIAELRAAYDEAENDERVWLLIVTGTGRAFCTGADVKAIPADGKVIYERPFLSTYEQWEAPQEGTPPFRRMAKPVLAAINGLCCGAGLDWVTTGDIVIASEKATFFDPHVSIGLVAGREVVRLARVLPRSIALRMALMGKHERMSVQRAYELGLISEIVQHDRLLERAHEIADIVNSNAPLAVRGTRLAILKGLDLPLHEAEMLAEAFRERNLHTEDSLEGPKAFMEKRAPNWQCR; from the coding sequence ATGTCGTTCGACACGATCAAATACGACGTCGACGGGCACACTGCCACGATCACGCTGAACCGCTCGGATGCCCTCAACGCGCTCAGCCCGCACATGATTGCGGAGTTGCGGGCCGCCTACGACGAGGCCGAAAACGACGAGCGCGTATGGCTGCTTATCGTCACCGGCACCGGTCGCGCGTTTTGCACCGGTGCCGACGTCAAGGCGATCCCAGCCGACGGCAAGGTGATTTACGAACGCCCGTTTCTGTCCACGTACGAGCAGTGGGAGGCGCCGCAGGAAGGAACCCCGCCGTTTCGGCGGATGGCCAAACCGGTGTTGGCGGCCATCAACGGTTTGTGTTGTGGTGCGGGCTTGGACTGGGTCACCACCGGAGACATCGTCATCGCTTCGGAGAAGGCGACGTTTTTCGATCCGCATGTCAGCATCGGACTGGTGGCCGGGCGTGAGGTGGTGCGCTTAGCCCGGGTGCTGCCCCGCTCGATCGCATTGCGGATGGCGTTGATGGGCAAGCATGAACGGATGAGTGTGCAGCGGGCCTACGAGCTGGGCCTGATCAGCGAAATCGTCCAGCACGACCGGCTTCTCGAACGAGCTCACGAGATCGCCGACATCGTCAACTCCAATGCGCCGCTAGCTGTGCGCGGCACCCGGCTGGCTATTCTCAAGGGCCTGGACCTGCCATTGCACGAAGCCGAGATGCTCGCCGAAGCGTTTCGGGAACGCAACTTGCACACCGAGGATTCCCTCGAAGGCCCCAAGGCTTTCATGGAAAAGCGGGCACCGAATTGGCAATGCCGATGA
- a CDS encoding enoyl-CoA hydratase/isomerase family protein, whose product MPMSFHTIVLEVNADDRVATITLNRPEQLNAFNRTMCEEMREAWHAVKLDESVNAVVLRAAGTRAFSAGLDITTPYGQPENVWNHEDPGEALSPKWQKMWKPVVCAVQGMCTAGAFYFLNESDIVICSSDATFFDSHVSAGLVCALEPIGLMRRIGLGETLRIALMGNDERVGADTALRIGLVSEVLPAERLWERAYEIAATIARKPPSAAQGTVRAIWESLDKPYRAAMEQGLIYTRLGNPIGTAELAAKAGGARVPPKVR is encoded by the coding sequence ATGCCGATGAGCTTCCACACCATTGTGCTCGAGGTGAACGCCGACGACCGTGTCGCGACGATCACGTTGAACCGCCCGGAGCAACTCAATGCGTTCAACCGCACCATGTGCGAGGAGATGCGCGAGGCCTGGCACGCCGTCAAGCTCGACGAGTCCGTCAACGCTGTCGTTTTGCGCGCAGCGGGTACTCGGGCGTTCAGCGCCGGCCTCGACATCACGACGCCGTACGGCCAGCCGGAAAATGTTTGGAATCATGAAGATCCGGGTGAGGCGCTGAGCCCTAAGTGGCAGAAGATGTGGAAACCGGTGGTGTGCGCGGTTCAAGGAATGTGCACTGCCGGCGCATTCTACTTTCTCAACGAGTCCGACATCGTCATCTGCTCGAGCGACGCAACGTTTTTCGACTCACATGTCTCGGCGGGCCTGGTGTGCGCGTTGGAGCCGATCGGGCTGATGCGCCGCATTGGGCTGGGTGAGACGCTGCGGATAGCGCTGATGGGCAACGACGAACGCGTCGGCGCGGACACTGCGCTGAGAATCGGGTTGGTGTCGGAAGTGTTACCGGCCGAACGGCTGTGGGAGCGAGCGTATGAGATCGCTGCAACCATCGCCAGAAAGCCGCCGTCGGCAGCCCAGGGCACGGTAAGGGCGATTTGGGAGTCACTGGACAAGCCCTATAGGGCGGCGATGGAGCAAGGCTTGATCTACACACGGCTGGGGAATCCCATCGGGACAGCTGAGCTGGCTGCCAAAGCTGGGGGCGCCAGGGTCCCGCCGAAGGTCCGCTGA
- a CDS encoding class I adenylate-forming enzyme family protein — MPHPLSRRITDVLNLQPDAHAIEYGGHWFSWGHVGDMASKIGPLVATHAGTPRVGILLRNRPAHVAAFLGVLQSGGCVVVLNPSRGDDRTRADIGSLQLPMVIGEPDDVATLVPAGTTTVSISGLDSEPEMRAVDSRADASRAGVAVWMLTSGTTGPPKRVELTYDMLACSVMGREPERSPAPTEIRRGVAIVNSPLVHIGGVFRVLQCVVDARPFVLLERFELAAWADAVRKYRPRTVSLVPAALRMVLHSDLRRKDLESIRTVTSGTAPLSAEDADAFTEKYGIPVLTSYAATEFGGGVAGWTLGDYQKYWSAKRGSVGRASLGAQLRVVDDDGTVLPPNQVGLLEVKPGQLGSSAEWMRTTDMARIDEDGFLWILGRADQAIIRGGFKVMPDDVRTALERHPAVAGAAVVGRRDELLGETPVAMVELREAESVDAAELIDYLRNLLARYEVPTDIALVDAIPRTPSGKPDLSAVRRFFDESIPAACSEHAQ, encoded by the coding sequence ATGCCACATCCGCTCAGCCGTCGCATCACCGATGTGCTGAATCTGCAGCCCGACGCCCACGCCATCGAATACGGCGGCCACTGGTTTTCGTGGGGGCACGTGGGCGACATGGCTTCCAAGATCGGTCCATTGGTTGCGACGCATGCCGGTACCCCCCGAGTCGGAATACTCCTGCGCAACCGGCCCGCGCACGTTGCCGCCTTCTTGGGTGTGTTGCAAAGCGGCGGGTGCGTCGTCGTGCTCAACCCCTCCCGCGGCGACGATCGCACCCGAGCCGACATCGGCTCGCTGCAGCTGCCTATGGTGATCGGTGAGCCCGACGATGTGGCGACGCTGGTGCCAGCGGGCACAACGACCGTCTCGATTTCGGGACTCGACAGCGAGCCGGAGATGAGAGCCGTTGACTCCCGGGCTGATGCCAGTCGGGCCGGTGTCGCGGTATGGATGTTGACCAGCGGAACCACCGGCCCACCGAAACGCGTCGAGCTCACCTACGACATGCTGGCATGCAGCGTGATGGGCCGCGAACCTGAGCGGTCACCGGCACCCACAGAAATCCGGCGCGGCGTCGCGATCGTCAACTCTCCGCTGGTTCATATCGGCGGCGTGTTCCGGGTGCTGCAGTGTGTCGTCGACGCGCGACCGTTTGTGCTGCTGGAGCGATTCGAGCTTGCCGCCTGGGCGGATGCGGTGCGCAAGTATCGCCCCCGCACTGTGTCGTTGGTGCCGGCCGCACTGCGCATGGTCTTGCACTCCGACTTGCGCCGCAAGGACCTGGAGAGCATCCGCACTGTGACGTCGGGCACCGCGCCGCTGTCTGCTGAGGATGCCGACGCCTTCACCGAGAAATACGGCATTCCTGTGCTGACTTCCTATGCCGCAACCGAATTCGGTGGTGGTGTGGCGGGCTGGACCCTGGGCGACTACCAGAAGTACTGGAGCGCCAAGCGGGGCAGCGTGGGCCGCGCGAGCCTCGGAGCCCAGCTGCGGGTGGTCGACGATGACGGCACTGTGCTGCCCCCGAACCAAGTTGGCCTACTCGAGGTCAAGCCCGGACAACTCGGCTCGTCTGCGGAGTGGATGCGCACCACCGACATGGCTCGCATCGACGAAGACGGGTTCCTGTGGATCCTCGGGCGCGCAGATCAGGCGATCATCCGCGGCGGCTTCAAGGTGATGCCCGACGATGTGCGCACGGCACTGGAGCGCCACCCGGCGGTAGCCGGCGCCGCGGTGGTCGGTCGCCGTGACGAGCTGCTCGGCGAGACGCCCGTCGCGATGGTCGAACTGCGAGAAGCCGAATCCGTCGATGCTGCCGAGTTGATCGACTATTTGCGAAACCTATTGGCACGCTATGAAGTTCCTACCGACATCGCGCTCGTCGACGCGATTCCGCGGACGCCTTCCGGTAAGCCCGACTTGAGCGCGGTTCGGCGGTTCTTCGATGAAAGCATTCCGGCCGCCTGCAGCGAACATGCCCAGTGA
- a CDS encoding class I adenylate-forming enzyme family protein — protein MPSESLTLPQLLRQQARTRADRPLLVCDSERISYGEADHRSAQLARGLIALGAGKGTHVGLLYPNGPAFVVGMLAAARIGAVVVPFTTFATTRELREQLADSDVEILLAASSYRGHDYVRRLGEVLSDCDLQSAEQFYSRSAPQLRQLAISYGPGVGPRVSDIQRLDRLADTVGEALLAAMEHDVDGSDPMTVIYTSGTTSTPKGVVHTHAALLGHQRNLNEIRGLRAEDKLFCNSPFFWIGGFGFALLASVVAGSTLLCSNAVDPGETLDLLEAEKPTIANGFTAGIAHLARHPTFGTRDLSSIRRGNLYPIMAADVRPADPELRHNMLGLTEAGSVVLISADESDQPERRRGSFGKPAPGFDTKIVDPETGVMVEVGEVGELCIRGLYVMQRYYKHSREECFDRDGWFHTGDLVRTDRDGFFYFVGRRDSMIKTAGANVSPAEVEKAIARVTAGAVAHVIGLPDAERGQVVAAVIALEEEGAAFDEEAIREKLKTELSAYKIPRRFAAISAADIALLSSGKVDLRRLKQVFDARYHD, from the coding sequence ATGCCCAGTGAGTCGCTGACGCTCCCGCAGCTGCTGCGACAGCAAGCCCGCACACGAGCGGACCGCCCGCTGCTGGTCTGTGATAGCGAGCGTATTAGTTACGGTGAAGCAGACCACCGGTCGGCGCAACTTGCCCGCGGGCTGATCGCCCTGGGCGCCGGCAAGGGCACCCATGTCGGCCTGCTCTACCCCAACGGGCCGGCCTTCGTCGTCGGCATGCTCGCAGCGGCGCGCATCGGTGCGGTCGTGGTCCCGTTCACCACGTTCGCCACCACGCGCGAGCTGCGTGAGCAACTTGCCGACAGCGACGTCGAGATTCTGCTGGCCGCGTCGTCATACCGCGGCCACGACTACGTGCGCCGGCTCGGCGAGGTGCTGTCCGATTGCGACCTCCAAAGCGCGGAGCAGTTCTATAGCAGGTCCGCACCTCAATTGCGCCAGCTAGCAATCAGCTACGGTCCGGGCGTCGGCCCGCGTGTCTCCGACATACAGCGGCTCGACCGACTCGCCGACACGGTCGGCGAAGCACTCCTGGCCGCCATGGAACACGACGTCGACGGTTCTGATCCGATGACCGTCATTTACACATCGGGCACCACCAGCACCCCAAAGGGAGTGGTACACACGCACGCCGCATTGCTGGGCCACCAGCGAAACCTCAACGAGATCCGCGGACTACGGGCCGAGGACAAGCTGTTCTGCAATTCGCCGTTTTTCTGGATCGGCGGATTCGGGTTCGCCTTACTCGCCTCCGTGGTCGCCGGCTCGACGCTGCTGTGCTCCAACGCCGTGGATCCGGGCGAGACGCTCGACTTGCTGGAAGCCGAAAAACCCACCATCGCCAACGGATTCACGGCCGGGATCGCGCACTTGGCGCGTCACCCGACTTTCGGTACACGCGATCTGTCATCGATACGGCGGGGTAACCTGTATCCGATCATGGCCGCTGACGTCCGGCCGGCCGATCCGGAGTTGCGGCACAACATGCTCGGATTGACCGAGGCCGGCAGCGTCGTGCTGATCAGTGCCGACGAATCCGACCAGCCCGAGCGCCGCCGGGGTTCGTTCGGGAAGCCGGCACCCGGATTTGACACCAAGATCGTGGACCCAGAGACGGGGGTTATGGTCGAGGTCGGCGAAGTCGGGGAGCTATGCATTCGGGGCCTGTACGTGATGCAGCGCTACTACAAGCACAGTCGCGAAGAGTGTTTCGATCGCGATGGCTGGTTCCACACCGGTGATCTGGTGCGCACCGACCGCGACGGATTCTTCTATTTCGTCGGACGCCGCGATTCGATGATCAAGACCGCGGGCGCCAACGTCTCCCCTGCCGAGGTGGAAAAGGCAATCGCCCGGGTAACCGCTGGAGCCGTGGCGCATGTGATCGGCCTGCCCGATGCCGAACGCGGGCAAGTGGTGGCAGCCGTCATCGCCTTGGAGGAGGAAGGTGCTGCGTTCGACGAAGAGGCGATCCGCGAGAAGTTGAAGACGGAACTGTCGGCCTACAAGATTCCGCGGCGGTTCGCCGCCATCTCGGCTGCCGATATTGCGCTGCTATCCAGCGGCAAAGTCGACTTGCGGCGGCTGAAGCAGGTTTTCGATGCCCGATACCACGATTGA
- a CDS encoding class I adenylate-forming enzyme family protein, with protein MPDTTIDQVVRSRAAQYGAKPMAVDQSGRLTYSDLEASTRVLAAIFVEAGVGKGTRVGLIMPNGVRWVQTAVALTRIGAVLVPLSTLLQPRELLAQLRVASVQFLVTVEKFRGHRYLDDFRSALGSAQLGTDELLQHPDVPALRFIWTADRLAGAAASEVATSIIDPLTQTVTASDPFAIVFTSGSSGPPKGVLHSHCSALGAVQSGLRSRCIDSETRLYLPMPFFWVGGFGGGVLSALLAGATLVTEEIPRAQTTLRLLERERVTLFRGWPDQAEALARHHSAVEIDLSALRAGSLDALLPAEQRPAPGARANLFGMTESFGPYCGYPADTDMPRPAWGSCGKPFPGMEVRITDPDTGCSVAAGTVGMIQIRGPHTLRGICRRSREEVFTADGFYSTGDLGHLDPDGFLFYHGRSDDMFKVSGATVYPSEVEQALKTIEGVGNAFVTNVAGAQGDQVGAVVVCNTATTTVEQLREAARRLLSSFKVPTLWLLMASDDDVPRGPTGKVDVRRLREMLAGVQR; from the coding sequence ATGCCCGATACCACGATTGACCAAGTGGTGCGGTCGCGCGCGGCGCAGTACGGCGCCAAGCCGATGGCCGTCGACCAGTCCGGTCGGCTCACGTATAGCGACCTTGAAGCCAGCACAAGAGTTTTGGCTGCCATATTCGTCGAGGCCGGCGTCGGAAAGGGAACCCGGGTCGGGCTGATCATGCCCAACGGCGTTCGCTGGGTGCAAACTGCGGTGGCGCTCACCCGCATCGGCGCGGTGTTGGTTCCGCTGAGTACGCTGCTCCAGCCCCGCGAATTGCTCGCCCAGTTGCGGGTTGCGTCGGTGCAGTTTTTGGTAACGGTCGAGAAATTCCGCGGCCATCGCTATCTCGATGACTTTCGGTCGGCCTTGGGATCGGCACAGCTGGGGACCGACGAACTGCTGCAGCATCCCGATGTTCCTGCGCTGCGCTTTATTTGGACAGCCGACCGGCTGGCGGGAGCAGCTGCCAGCGAAGTGGCTACCAGCATAATCGATCCATTAACCCAAACTGTCACGGCCAGCGACCCTTTCGCCATCGTCTTCACGTCCGGCAGCAGTGGACCGCCAAAGGGCGTCCTGCACTCGCACTGCAGCGCGCTGGGTGCGGTGCAGTCAGGTCTGCGTAGCCGCTGCATCGATTCGGAAACCCGCCTGTATCTGCCCATGCCGTTTTTTTGGGTGGGGGGCTTCGGCGGCGGGGTCCTCTCGGCGCTGCTGGCCGGTGCCACGTTGGTGACCGAGGAAATCCCTCGAGCGCAGACCACTTTGCGGTTGTTGGAGCGGGAGCGGGTCACACTGTTTCGCGGCTGGCCCGACCAGGCCGAGGCGTTAGCTCGGCACCACAGCGCGGTCGAGATCGATCTGTCCGCGCTGCGGGCGGGCAGCCTCGACGCGCTACTTCCGGCGGAACAACGCCCTGCGCCGGGAGCACGAGCCAACTTGTTCGGCATGACCGAGTCTTTCGGGCCCTACTGCGGCTACCCTGCCGACACCGACATGCCGCGACCTGCCTGGGGTAGCTGCGGCAAGCCGTTCCCGGGCATGGAGGTACGCATCACGGATCCCGATACTGGCTGTTCGGTTGCTGCGGGAACTGTTGGAATGATTCAGATTCGGGGGCCTCATACTCTGCGCGGGATATGCCGGCGCAGCCGCGAGGAAGTCTTCACCGCGGATGGTTTCTACTCCACCGGCGACCTCGGACACCTCGACCCGGACGGCTTCCTCTTCTATCACGGCAGATCCGACGACATGTTCAAAGTCAGCGGCGCCACCGTCTACCCCAGCGAAGTCGAACAGGCGCTGAAGACGATCGAGGGCGTCGGCAACGCGTTCGTCACCAACGTTGCTGGGGCACAGGGCGATCAGGTGGGTGCTGTGGTCGTGTGCAACACCGCGACCACAACCGTCGAGCAGCTGCGGGAAGCTGCCCGCCGACTGCTCAGCTCCTTCAAGGTGCCAACGCTATGGCTCCTGATGGCCTCCGACGATGATGTCCCGCGCGGGCCGACTGGAAAGGTCGACGTTCGCCGGCTGCGCGAGATGTTGGCCGGCGTCCAAAGGTGA
- a CDS encoding GntR family transcriptional regulator: protein MTAPDFAARPQLSEDVARFVRNRIFDGTYAAGEYVRLDQLAAELGISVTPVREALFQLRAEGLLAQKPRRGFVVLPVTSRDLTDVANVQAHVGGELAARAAINIKDDGLRELKQIQAQLEAAYASNDNERAVRLNHEFHRAINVAADSPKLAQLMSQITRYATESVFPTITGWPDQSIKDHRRVLAALEKRDDKLARKAMSEHLAAGAVPLIEHLIEHGVVDEADRPNSLRRVRFPS, encoded by the coding sequence GTGACCGCTCCGGATTTCGCCGCGCGTCCACAACTGTCGGAAGACGTCGCACGCTTCGTGCGTAACAGGATTTTCGACGGCACCTATGCCGCCGGCGAGTATGTTCGCCTTGACCAGCTGGCTGCAGAGTTGGGAATCAGTGTGACGCCCGTGCGCGAGGCCTTGTTTCAGCTGCGCGCGGAAGGTCTGCTGGCTCAGAAGCCGCGCCGCGGGTTCGTGGTATTGCCGGTGACTAGTCGAGATCTCACCGATGTGGCGAACGTCCAGGCGCACGTCGGCGGAGAACTGGCCGCACGGGCCGCTATCAATATCAAAGACGACGGGCTGCGCGAGCTCAAGCAAATCCAAGCGCAGCTGGAAGCTGCTTATGCCAGCAACGACAACGAACGAGCGGTCCGTCTCAATCACGAATTCCACCGGGCCATCAATGTTGCCGCGGATTCACCCAAGCTTGCCCAGTTGATGTCCCAGATCACCCGCTATGCCACGGAATCGGTGTTTCCGACGATCACCGGCTGGCCGGACCAGTCGATCAAAGACCATCGCCGGGTGCTGGCCGCGCTAGAGAAACGCGACGACAAACTTGCCCGTAAAGCGATGTCTGAACACCTTGCGGCAGGAGCAGTTCCGTTGATCGAGCACCTTATCGAGCACGGAGTGGTCGACGAAGCCGACCGTCCGAACTCGCTTCGGCGGGTGCGCTTCCCAAGTTGA